In the genome of Chryseobacterium arthrosphaerae, one region contains:
- a CDS encoding TonB-dependent receptor plug domain-containing protein encodes MGIKRSLVLFFSSYGCFLLAQEKTIDTIYVFDNQMSRVKLFHPVKTISAEEVEKNSTNLSELLRFQSQVYIKENGRGAVSSPSFRGTTAQQTAFVWNGININSNFLGQGDINNIAAFGYDQIGIKAGGGSVIYGSGAIGGSIHLNNTLDFNKGFHGALFSEVASFNTYNNFVKGSYSNDKFSFKVSGNHSISKNDYTVEEDYRKIYNNDNGQYYNTNINIAVAYKIAPKHQVSWISEIFDGKQHYPVHFGDLENKTKYETQNLRSLVSWDWNNTKFSNSFRAAYTEENFQYFGTLGKPASSGGTGKNYILKNDFNYFLNSKWNINIIGEFQTNKGKGEGSSGIGDISRNAGAVSALLRYFPTKDLRFEAGIKKDFVEDISSPTLFSFSGKWNTAKWYELELNVSRNFRAPSFNDLYWALGGNKDLKPETSYQFELRNLFKMGVFKLSVAPYYMKIQDMIRWLQTPAGYYAASNTNRVEAYGLETQLELEKQFGKHILKSNLGYSYTRSTDLDIQKQLMYVPLHKFTGNIDYHYDFMKLYVQGMFNGSTYTDSNETKAYALTPYFVLNAGVEATVFKNYTIGFKVNNILNETYYTMLSYPLPKRNYSINLNINF; translated from the coding sequence ATGGGTATAAAAAGATCTTTAGTACTGTTTTTTTCGTCTTATGGCTGTTTTCTTTTAGCACAGGAGAAGACCATAGATACTATTTATGTTTTCGACAATCAGATGAGCAGAGTGAAGCTCTTTCATCCTGTAAAAACCATCTCAGCAGAAGAAGTTGAAAAAAACTCAACCAACCTTTCCGAACTTCTCAGATTTCAATCTCAGGTTTATATTAAAGAAAATGGCCGTGGAGCGGTTTCTTCTCCATCTTTCAGAGGAACTACTGCTCAGCAGACTGCTTTTGTATGGAACGGCATTAATATCAACTCTAATTTTTTAGGACAGGGAGATATCAATAATATTGCTGCGTTCGGCTATGACCAGATCGGAATAAAAGCTGGCGGAGGGAGTGTTATCTACGGCAGCGGAGCCATTGGCGGGAGTATTCACCTCAATAATACCCTTGATTTTAATAAAGGTTTTCACGGGGCCCTATTTTCTGAGGTAGCATCTTTTAATACCTATAATAACTTTGTGAAAGGTTCTTACAGTAATGATAAGTTCAGTTTTAAGGTTTCGGGAAATCACTCGATAAGTAAAAACGATTATACAGTTGAGGAAGATTACAGAAAAATTTATAACAATGATAATGGACAGTATTATAATACTAATATTAATATAGCAGTTGCCTATAAGATAGCTCCGAAACATCAGGTTTCCTGGATATCAGAGATTTTTGATGGAAAACAACATTATCCTGTTCATTTCGGAGATCTGGAAAATAAAACAAAGTATGAAACTCAGAATCTTCGGAGTCTTGTTTCATGGGATTGGAATAATACAAAATTCAGTAATTCATTCAGGGCTGCTTACACAGAAGAGAATTTTCAATATTTTGGTACTCTTGGCAAGCCTGCAAGTAGTGGAGGAACAGGAAAAAACTATATTTTAAAAAACGATTTCAATTATTTTCTAAATTCAAAATGGAATATCAATATTATTGGTGAATTTCAGACCAATAAAGGAAAAGGAGAGGGGAGTTCAGGAATTGGAGATATTAGTAGGAATGCAGGGGCTGTTTCGGCCTTACTTCGTTATTTCCCAACAAAGGATTTACGTTTTGAAGCTGGAATTAAAAAAGATTTTGTTGAAGACATAAGTTCGCCAACTTTATTTTCTTTCTCAGGAAAATGGAATACAGCAAAATGGTATGAGCTGGAATTAAATGTTTCAAGAAATTTCAGAGCGCCTTCATTTAATGATTTGTATTGGGCTCTGGGAGGAAATAAAGATTTAAAACCTGAAACCTCTTATCAATTTGAGTTGAGAAACCTTTTTAAAATGGGAGTCTTTAAACTTTCTGTAGCTCCTTATTATATGAAAATTCAGGATATGATCCGTTGGCTCCAAACTCCTGCCGGATATTATGCTGCTTCCAATACTAATAGAGTGGAAGCATATGGACTGGAAACTCAGTTGGAATTAGAAAAACAGTTTGGAAAGCATATTTTGAAATCTAATCTGGGATATTCCTATACCAGGTCAACAGATCTCGATATTCAAAAGCAATTGATGTATGTTCCCTTACATAAATTTACCGGAAATATAGATTATCATTATGATTTTATGAAATTATATGTGCAGGGGATGTTTAACGGATCAACTTATACCGACTCTAATGAGACAAAAGCTTATGCTCTCACTCCCTATTTTGTACTGAATGCCGGGGTAGAAGCAACTGTTTTTAAAAATTATACGATAGGATTTAAAGTTAATAATATTCTTAATGAAACATATTATACAATGCTTTCTTATCCGTTACCTAAAAGAAATTACAGTATCAATTTAAATATCAATTTTTAG
- a CDS encoding CCA tRNA nucleotidyltransferase, protein MKINLNQNKNLKLFKIISEAAERNNQSVYIVGGYVRDLLMKRKASTDIDFVTEQSGIELAQNVAQDIDPKLKVSIFKTYGTAMIKYKDLELEFVGARKESYTENSRKPEVEGGSLEDDQKRRDFTINAMAISLNKDNFGDLIDPFNGIKDLEKEILRTPLEPAQTYSDDPLRMMRAVRFASTLHFTIEEGSLQAIKQEAERIKIVSMERIMVEFNKIMMSSKPSVGLKLMEQTGLLKLVIPELIELKGVEEVEGQTHKDNFYHTLEVVDNISENTDNLWLRWAALLHDIGKAPTKKFVEGTGWTFHGHEFLGSKMVKALFQRLKLPLGSDMKYVQKMVKLSSRPIALITDDASDSALRRLLFDAGENLEDLFTLCKADITTKNSKKQEKFKKNFEYVAVKIKEVEEKDQVRNFQPPITGEEIMTMFNLKPGREIGILKEKVKEAILEGEIPNEKKEATKFVIAEAEKLGLTI, encoded by the coding sequence ATGAAAATTAATCTTAACCAAAATAAAAATTTAAAACTTTTCAAAATCATTTCTGAAGCTGCGGAAAGGAACAATCAGTCTGTATATATTGTAGGCGGGTACGTTCGTGATCTCCTGATGAAAAGGAAAGCATCTACAGATATCGATTTTGTGACGGAACAAAGCGGTATTGAGCTGGCTCAGAATGTCGCTCAGGATATCGATCCCAAATTAAAGGTTTCCATTTTCAAAACCTATGGAACAGCCATGATCAAATATAAAGATCTTGAACTGGAGTTTGTAGGGGCCAGAAAGGAAAGTTATACGGAAAACAGCAGAAAACCCGAAGTGGAAGGCGGCAGCCTGGAGGACGATCAGAAGAGAAGGGATTTCACCATCAATGCAATGGCTATCTCTTTAAATAAAGATAATTTCGGTGACCTCATCGACCCTTTCAATGGGATTAAAGACCTCGAAAAAGAGATTTTGAGAACACCTCTTGAGCCTGCCCAGACGTACTCTGATGATCCGTTAAGGATGATGAGAGCCGTACGTTTTGCTTCTACTTTACATTTCACTATTGAAGAAGGATCTCTGCAAGCGATCAAACAGGAAGCAGAAAGAATCAAGATTGTTTCTATGGAAAGGATCATGGTAGAATTTAATAAGATCATGATGTCTTCAAAGCCTTCTGTCGGTTTAAAGCTGATGGAGCAAACGGGACTTCTGAAACTGGTGATTCCTGAACTGATCGAACTAAAAGGTGTAGAAGAGGTTGAAGGACAGACCCATAAAGACAACTTCTACCATACGCTGGAAGTTGTTGACAATATTTCTGAAAATACGGATAATCTTTGGCTTCGCTGGGCTGCACTGCTTCATGATATTGGAAAAGCTCCTACGAAAAAGTTTGTAGAAGGGACAGGCTGGACTTTCCACGGGCACGAATTTCTGGGCTCAAAAATGGTAAAAGCTCTTTTCCAGCGCCTGAAACTGCCATTGGGAAGTGACATGAAATATGTTCAGAAAATGGTAAAGCTTTCCTCCCGTCCTATCGCTCTGATTACGGATGATGCCTCGGATTCTGCATTAAGAAGGCTTTTATTTGATGCCGGAGAAAATCTTGAGGATCTTTTTACTCTTTGCAAGGCTGATATTACAACCAAAAACTCTAAAAAGCAGGAAAAGTTCAAAAAGAATTTTGAATATGTAGCGGTAAAGATCAAAGAAGTGGAAGAAAAGGACCAGGTGAGGAATTTCCAGCCCCCTATCACCGGAGAGGAGATTATGACCATGTTTAATCTTAAACCGGGCCGTGAAATCGGAATTCTGAAAGAGAAAGTAAAGGAAGCAATTCTGGAAGGTGAGATTCCTAATGAAAAGAAAGAAGCTACGAAATTTGTGATTGCTGAAGCAGAAAAACTGGGATTAACAATTTAA
- a CDS encoding nuclear transport factor 2 family protein translates to MNHQDFAQLWVNAWNSHDLENILSHYSEDIEITTPMIALATGGKESSLQGKEAVREYWKKALDKFPDLRFELIHSTAGVDSVALFYKSIMDKHAVEVMFFDEEGKINRMYAHYD, encoded by the coding sequence ATGAATCATCAGGATTTTGCTCAACTATGGGTCAATGCATGGAATTCTCATGATTTGGAGAATATCCTTTCTCATTATTCTGAAGATATTGAAATCACGACTCCTATGATAGCCCTGGCTACAGGAGGTAAAGAAAGCTCTCTGCAGGGGAAGGAAGCGGTTCGTGAATACTGGAAAAAGGCGCTGGATAAATTTCCGGATCTTCGTTTTGAACTGATCCATTCCACAGCAGGTGTAGATTCCGTGGCATTATTTTATAAATCTATTATGGATAAGCATGCCGTAGAGGTGATGTTTTTTGATGAGGAAGGGAAAATTAACAGAATGTATGCTCATTATGATTAA
- a CDS encoding helix-turn-helix domain-containing protein has protein sequence MTESSRRVLGLLFILYSIVINGQSGPDFNILADKAFQKLYQNPDDCISYSQGLLVSDQGTEHKIILQNIISQAFAMKGDYVQSVNIYSQKEDAGLKKDLSYFLQVFGDYSLADQYQNLGLYSQSKKIITALLSDSRLLKSTDPKLKTTAAKLFQLQAINFGINKNYRAGLENLAKSDQYLNHHDEESRIIRIENNIFRSSYLMRQNNPEDSKQLIEHVISDLEQRKNSPFLLSLAYESLSRYYFLKQDYKTSAEKLETGLSLIEKLPFNNLKIKIYESLSRNYFALHDDVKYHQYNKSYTDLKTQNDAHTREGIRYIVKLMETNQNKNLEFQKQNYLGSLWFFILTLLLIIIGLLVFFLIIRNKNKDLKKQFDFFEKQSQLKQKNNSVTNSSTEKAEVLEKVQGKDSGKISKEKEEEILRKLEEFEQSDRYLNKSMSLSALSSQMEINTKYLSEVINTSKGKNFNGYINELRINHIAHLLRTEPSFLNYKVSYLAEYSGFSSHSAFTTVFKSVTGMSPNAYIQEISKNKTS, from the coding sequence ATGACTGAAAGTAGTAGACGGGTTTTAGGGTTGCTGTTTATATTGTATTCCATCGTCATCAATGGACAATCCGGTCCCGACTTCAATATTCTGGCAGATAAGGCCTTCCAGAAACTCTATCAGAATCCTGACGACTGCATCAGCTATTCACAGGGGCTTCTTGTAAGTGATCAGGGAACGGAGCATAAAATAATACTTCAGAACATCATTTCGCAAGCTTTTGCCATGAAAGGTGACTACGTACAGTCTGTCAATATTTATTCTCAAAAAGAAGATGCCGGTCTGAAGAAAGATCTTTCTTATTTCTTACAGGTTTTTGGAGATTACAGCCTTGCAGATCAATATCAGAATCTGGGATTGTATAGCCAGTCAAAGAAAATTATTACGGCCCTTTTATCTGATTCCAGGCTACTGAAAAGTACGGATCCGAAATTAAAAACAACAGCTGCCAAGCTTTTCCAATTGCAGGCTATCAACTTTGGAATCAATAAAAATTATCGTGCAGGATTGGAAAATCTTGCTAAAAGCGATCAATACCTGAACCATCATGACGAAGAGAGCAGGATCATTAGGATTGAAAACAATATCTTCCGTTCTTCCTATCTGATGAGACAAAATAACCCGGAAGACTCTAAACAGCTCATAGAACATGTGATTTCAGATCTTGAACAAAGGAAAAACTCTCCTTTCCTTCTCAGTTTAGCCTATGAAAGCTTATCCCGGTATTATTTTTTAAAACAGGATTATAAAACATCAGCTGAAAAACTGGAAACCGGACTCTCATTGATCGAAAAACTTCCTTTCAACAATTTAAAAATAAAAATCTATGAATCTCTTTCAAGGAATTATTTTGCTCTCCATGACGATGTGAAGTATCACCAATACAATAAATCCTATACTGATCTGAAGACCCAGAACGATGCTCATACAAGAGAAGGAATACGGTATATTGTAAAACTCATGGAAACCAATCAGAACAAAAACCTTGAATTTCAGAAGCAGAATTACTTAGGATCACTTTGGTTCTTCATCCTTACCTTACTTTTGATCATCATTGGATTGCTGGTCTTTTTTCTGATCATCAGAAACAAAAATAAAGACTTAAAAAAGCAATTTGATTTTTTTGAAAAGCAGAGCCAACTGAAACAGAAAAACAACTCTGTAACAAACAGTTCAACAGAAAAGGCTGAAGTGCTGGAAAAAGTCCAGGGTAAAGACTCCGGCAAAATTTCAAAGGAAAAAGAGGAAGAAATTCTCCGTAAACTCGAGGAATTCGAACAGTCTGACCGTTATCTGAACAAAAGTATGTCACTTTCCGCACTTTCTTCTCAAATGGAGATCAATACCAAATACCTTTCGGAAGTCATTAATACCAGCAAAGGAAAGAATTTCAACGGGTATATTAATGAATTAAGAATCAATCATATTGCTCACCTTCTGAGGACAGAACCGTCGTTTCTTAATTATAAAGTAAGTTATCTGGCTGAATATTCGGGATTTTCATCGCACAGTGCCTTTACTACGGTTTTCAAATCAGTTACCGGAATGTCTCCCAATGCCTATATTCAGGAAATCAGCAAAAACAAAACATCATGA
- a CDS encoding tetratricopeptide repeat protein, whose product MKHVFTIIACLCFCIFMKAQPGGNNTVIKKARLEIYDNPDNAIRIGKNLLKKNNDVNASIEIYILLSTANIAKRDFNESLKYILKAKELSQKINDPKKQASVLVMVAIQYQQMELFSKSLETLNEADQYLAKIPEKTPEKYIETATSYAIRGMIYKSQSNSEIALEKFLISIANFEKVPVKTTTYSNMSVVYYNIGYCYLNLDQIDKAQQAFVQSISYARKNHAKSLEAFALKGMAEVHKQKRENQTALDLLLKAENLSRNTGDIILNEGIYKEMADNYLAMGKQDLYQFYNKKYFEMHFKRKQNELASINQSIDNYNKESAVKSKKLKSYYRSVKIIAGITGILIISVLLYFILKIRKQNRTYQKDIQQMIRTL is encoded by the coding sequence ATGAAGCATGTCTTTACAATAATTGCCTGCCTTTGCTTTTGTATCTTTATGAAGGCGCAACCTGGCGGAAATAATACCGTTATAAAAAAAGCCCGTCTTGAAATTTATGATAACCCTGACAACGCCATACGGATCGGAAAAAATTTATTAAAAAAGAACAATGATGTCAACGCTTCCATTGAAATATATATCCTGCTTTCAACGGCCAATATTGCCAAGAGGGACTTTAATGAATCCTTGAAATACATTTTAAAAGCTAAAGAACTTTCACAAAAAATAAATGATCCTAAAAAGCAGGCCAGCGTTCTGGTGATGGTTGCTATACAGTATCAGCAAATGGAACTTTTCAGCAAAAGCCTTGAAACCCTGAATGAAGCGGATCAGTATCTGGCTAAGATTCCGGAGAAAACACCGGAAAAGTACATAGAAACAGCCACAAGCTATGCCATAAGAGGAATGATCTATAAAAGCCAGTCGAATTCTGAAATTGCCCTGGAAAAATTTTTGATCTCAATAGCCAATTTCGAAAAGGTACCTGTAAAGACAACTACTTATTCCAATATGAGTGTTGTGTATTATAATATTGGTTACTGCTATCTCAACCTGGATCAGATTGATAAGGCACAACAGGCATTTGTACAATCCATCAGTTATGCCCGGAAAAACCATGCTAAAAGTCTGGAAGCATTTGCCCTGAAAGGAATGGCGGAAGTACACAAACAGAAACGTGAAAACCAGACAGCGCTGGATCTTCTGCTAAAGGCTGAAAACCTCAGCAGAAATACCGGCGATATTATCCTCAATGAAGGAATTTATAAGGAAATGGCAGATAATTATCTGGCAATGGGAAAACAGGACCTGTACCAGTTTTATAATAAGAAATACTTTGAGATGCACTTCAAAAGGAAGCAAAATGAACTGGCTTCCATTAATCAGTCTATAGATAACTATAATAAAGAAAGTGCTGTAAAAAGCAAAAAACTGAAATCTTATTACCGCTCTGTGAAAATTATTGCCGGTATTACCGGAATCCTGATCATCAGTGTTTTGTTATATTTTATTTTGAAAATAAGAAAACAAAACAGGACCTATCAAAAGGATATACAGCAAATGATCCGCACACTATAG
- a CDS encoding T9SS type A sorting domain-containing protein has product MRKIYKMSMKVLAAYFFLNFNIAEAQLTVMGLGNYNVGSVSDSGIVSMHTSAGGIYKWTAAGGLEQIGMISNGYPAAGRTVVSNDGKKIASSVTNTATGFNEISTYDIATSTWVNRGGLVPTGWDGSVSSTWGMSTDGNTIVGLGFLTAANAHAVKWDETGGMVDLGSIVPGRSSRANAISANGMVIVGWQDEPTGTRSGAKWVDGAETFITDGNGNNVGEAGGISADGNTIIGAGNPNPYVWNATNGLTYITHPNASFFFKGGATGISADGTKVIGYYRAFGAPPMSGEGFIWTSESGRINLNDYAVGLGINTNGVTMGLPLAISQDGKKIAGMGTDSSNQMVAFYLDLTSYLSTKELLKDKNTISIYPNPVADILYFKGTEKIEKAEIYNMAGQKVKSYDAVEDRIDVSSLSNGDYILQYSVKRGKQQTYKFIKK; this is encoded by the coding sequence ATGAGAAAAATTTACAAAATGTCAATGAAAGTATTGGCGGCTTATTTCTTTCTTAATTTTAATATTGCGGAAGCACAGCTTACGGTAATGGGCTTGGGAAATTATAATGTAGGCTCAGTTTCTGACAGTGGAATCGTGAGTATGCATACCAGTGCCGGCGGAATATATAAATGGACTGCCGCCGGAGGACTTGAACAGATAGGAATGATCTCCAACGGATATCCGGCTGCAGGAAGAACCGTTGTTTCTAATGACGGAAAGAAAATAGCCTCTTCAGTTACCAATACCGCAACAGGATTTAATGAAATATCAACTTATGATATAGCAACTTCCACATGGGTAAACAGGGGAGGCCTTGTACCTACCGGCTGGGATGGGAGTGTAAGCTCTACATGGGGAATGTCAACGGACGGAAATACGATTGTAGGGCTGGGCTTTCTTACTGCAGCCAATGCACATGCCGTGAAATGGGATGAAACCGGCGGAATGGTAGACCTGGGAAGTATAGTACCGGGAAGAAGTTCAAGGGCAAATGCCATAAGTGCCAACGGAATGGTGATTGTAGGATGGCAGGATGAACCAACAGGAACAAGAAGCGGTGCAAAATGGGTAGATGGAGCCGAGACCTTCATTACAGATGGTAACGGGAATAACGTAGGTGAAGCAGGGGGCATTTCTGCGGACGGAAACACGATTATAGGAGCCGGAAACCCTAATCCCTATGTCTGGAATGCTACAAACGGGCTTACTTATATAACGCATCCCAATGCCTCATTCTTCTTCAAAGGAGGCGCTACAGGAATTTCTGCAGACGGTACAAAAGTCATTGGCTATTACAGGGCATTCGGAGCACCGCCAATGTCAGGAGAAGGTTTTATCTGGACATCGGAAAGCGGACGTATTAATCTTAATGATTATGCAGTAGGATTAGGTATTAATACCAACGGGGTAACGATGGGGCTGCCTCTTGCCATTTCCCAGGACGGAAAGAAAATTGCAGGTATGGGGACCGATTCTTCCAATCAGATGGTTGCTTTTTATCTGGATCTTACCAGCTACCTGTCTACCAAAGAACTATTAAAAGATAAAAATACAATAAGTATTTATCCTAATCCTGTTGCTGATATCCTGTATTTCAAGGGAACAGAAAAAATTGAAAAGGCGGAAATATATAATATGGCAGGACAAAAAGTAAAATCATATGATGCTGTAGAAGACCGTATTGATGTATCATCTTTATCCAATGGGGATTATATTCTTCAATATTCGGTAAAAAGAGGAAAACAGCAGACTTATAAATTCATCAAAAAATAA
- the pafA gene encoding alkaline phosphatase PafA, with translation MLRNISIAAATFLSVVTINAQKNRNTQLERPKLVVGLVVDQMRWDYLYRFYGKYGNDGFKRLLNTGYSLNNVHIPYVPTITALGHTCIYTGSVPAIHGIAGNDWTDKETGKGVYCTADENVQPVGTTNIKTGSHSPKNLWSTTVTDELRLATNFQGKVIGVSLKDRASILPAGHTPNGAFWFDDSTGNFITSTWYMNDLPQWVKSFNAQNLPEKLVANGWNTLLPISQYTESAPDNSPWEGLLGSSKTPTFPYNNLAQDYQTKKDNIRYTPFGNTLTLKLAEASVEGEKLGGDNITDFLAINLASTDYAGHKFGPNSIEVEDVYIRLDQDLAEFFKYLDSKVGKGEYTVFLSADHGGAHSVGFLKEHKIPTGFFGEDAEKNLNQKLKDKFGADKLINAIDNYQIYFDRKVLADAKLELDDVRNYTVKELEKDPTVLYAVSVDKVQESSIPEPIKQRIINGINRQRSGDIQLISHDSMLPPYSKTGTTHSVWNSYDSHIPLIFMGWGVKQGESNKAYHMTDIAPTVSSLLKIQFPSGSVGNPITEVMGQ, from the coding sequence ATGCTTAGGAATATTTCAATTGCGGCAGCTACTTTTTTGTCCGTAGTTACAATCAATGCACAGAAGAACAGAAATACCCAACTCGAAAGACCGAAATTAGTTGTAGGACTGGTTGTAGACCAGATGCGTTGGGATTATTTATACCGTTTTTATGGTAAGTATGGAAATGACGGTTTCAAAAGATTACTGAACACAGGATATTCTTTAAACAATGTACACATCCCTTATGTGCCTACCATTACCGCTTTGGGGCATACATGTATCTATACGGGATCTGTACCTGCCATTCACGGAATTGCCGGAAATGACTGGACAGACAAAGAAACAGGAAAGGGCGTATATTGTACAGCAGATGAGAACGTTCAGCCGGTAGGAACCACCAATATCAAAACGGGAAGCCACTCTCCGAAGAATCTTTGGTCTACTACAGTAACCGATGAATTGAGACTGGCAACCAATTTTCAGGGAAAAGTAATCGGGGTTTCATTGAAGGACAGAGCCTCTATTCTTCCTGCAGGCCACACGCCCAACGGAGCATTCTGGTTTGATGACAGTACCGGAAATTTCATTACAAGTACATGGTACATGAATGATCTTCCTCAGTGGGTAAAATCTTTCAACGCTCAGAATTTACCGGAGAAACTGGTAGCCAACGGCTGGAATACCTTACTTCCTATCAGCCAGTATACAGAAAGTGCACCGGACAATTCTCCTTGGGAAGGATTACTGGGAAGCTCCAAAACACCTACTTTCCCTTATAATAATTTAGCTCAGGATTATCAGACCAAAAAAGACAATATCCGATATACTCCTTTCGGAAATACATTGACACTGAAGCTGGCGGAAGCTTCTGTAGAAGGCGAAAAACTGGGTGGAGATAATATTACAGACTTTTTAGCGATCAACCTTGCCTCTACGGATTATGCAGGGCATAAATTCGGTCCCAATTCTATTGAGGTGGAAGATGTTTACATCAGGCTGGATCAGGATCTGGCGGAATTCTTCAAATACCTGGATTCAAAAGTTGGAAAAGGTGAATATACCGTTTTCCTTTCTGCTGACCATGGTGGAGCACATTCTGTAGGTTTCCTTAAAGAACATAAGATCCCGACAGGTTTCTTTGGCGAAGATGCAGAAAAGAACCTTAACCAGAAGCTGAAAGATAAATTCGGAGCCGATAAACTGATCAACGCAATCGATAACTATCAGATTTATTTTGACAGAAAAGTGCTGGCAGATGCTAAACTTGAATTGGATGATGTAAGAAATTACACTGTAAAAGAGCTTGAAAAAGATCCTACCGTTCTCTATGCCGTTTCTGTAGATAAAGTACAGGAATCAAGCATTCCGGAACCGATCAAACAAAGAATTATCAATGGAATCAACAGACAGAGAAGCGGGGATATCCAGCTGATCTCTCATGATTCTATGCTTCCTCCATATTCGAAAACAGGAACTACGCACAGCGTATGGAACTCTTACGATTCACACATTCCTTTGATCTTCATGGGATGGGGGGTGAAGCAGGGAGAAAGTAACAAGGCTTATCATATGACTGATATTGCCCCTACTGTCTCTTCTTTACTGAAAATTCAGTTCCCAAGCGGAAGTGTAGGAAATCCTATCACGGAAGTTATGGGTCAGTAA